A section of the Sceloporus undulatus isolate JIND9_A2432 ecotype Alabama chromosome 3, SceUnd_v1.1, whole genome shotgun sequence genome encodes:
- the PTX3 gene encoding pentraxin-related protein PTX3, whose translation MYSSVFLLFALWSSASTLELDEYDDLFFLNFDNEVESVIPATEETISCDCQREHTEWDKLFIMLENSQMKENMLLQSLDEILKVELQTLRGELLQFLENFAGTCTTYIEKAASQFLSQMDQMLVKNSGESEDFFGMLPESKQGKILKEILQLSQNVSSRLSRLEHAWQRREEVDAQQRGLSEKVRVSYITSGDDFIVKSLWQELQETKAELKESQKRTTQHLLPVGCETALLFPMRSKKIFVSVHPTTPLILHSFTACTWIKLTEMLDKTIVFSYGTKRNPYEIQLYLSYGSVVLAVSNDHNKIIAPNVISSEQWAHLCGSWNTINGSTSLWINGKNVATAAEIAEDYIIPDGGLLQIGQEKNGCCVGGGFNESLAFSGKITGFNIWSKVLNEKEITRQTREEACNNRGNIVGWGVTEVLPHGGVQYVFGP comes from the exons atgtattcctCTGTGTTCCTGCTTTTTGCTCTCTGGTCTTCTGCATCTACTCTGGAACTGGATGAGTATGATGACCTCTTTTTCCTGAATTTTGACAATGAAGTAGAAAGTGTAATTCCTGCTACGGAAGAAA CTATTTCCTGCGATTGTCAGCGGGAACACACAGAGTGGGACAAACTCTTCATTATGCTTGAGAACTCCCAGATGAAAGAAAACATGCTGCTACAGTCCCTGGATGAAATCCTTAAAGTGGAGCTGCAGACATTGAGAGGGGAACTGCTGCAATTTTTGGAAAACTTTGCTGGCACATGCACCACGTACATTGAAAAAGCTGCCTCTCAGTTTTTGAGCCAAATGGACCAGATGCTGGTAAAGAACAGTGGAGAATCTGAAGACTTTTTCGGGATGCTTCCTGAATCTAAGCAAGGAAAAATCCTCAAAGAAATTCTGCAGCTGAGCCAAAATGTGTCCAGCAGACTCAGCCGCCTGGAACATGCTTGGCAAAGGAGAGAGGAGGTGGATGCTCAGCAGAGGGGTTTGTCAGAGAAAGTCAGAGTCAGTTACATCACAAGTGGGGACGATTTCATTGTGAAATCACTGTGGCAAGAACTTCAGGAAACAAAAGCTGAACTGAAAGAATCCCAAAAAAGGACCACACAGCACTTATTACCAGTTG GTTGTGAAACAGCTCTTTTATTCCCAATGCGTTCCAAAAAGATCTTTGTGAGTGTTCATCCAACTACCCCATTGATCCTCCATTCTTTTACCGCCTGTACATGGATAAAATTAACTGAAATGCTGGACAAAACTATTGTATTCTCATATGGAACAAAGAGAAATCCTTATGAAATCCAACTCTATCTGAGCTATGGTTCAGTAGTTCTTGCTGTAAGTAATGATCACAACAAGATAATTGCCCCAAATGTCATCTCTTCTGAACAGTGGGCTCACCTTTGTGGCTCTTGGAACACAATTAATGGAAGTACATCATTGTGGATAAATGGAAAGAATGTGGCAACTGCTGCAGAAATAGCTGAGGATTACATCATTCCAGATGGTGGGCTTTTGCAGATTGGCCaagaaaaaaatggctgctgTGTTGGAGGTGGTTTTAATGAATCTTTAGCTTTTTCTGGGAAAATAACTGGTTTTAATATTTGGAGCAAAGTTCTCAATGAGAAAGAGATAACAAGACAAACTAGAGAAGAGGCATGTAACAACCGTGGCAACATAGTTGGGTGGGGGGTTACTGAGGTTCTGCCTCATGGAGGTGTTCAATATGTTTTTGGGCCCTGA